A single window of Pyxidicoccus xibeiensis DNA harbors:
- a CDS encoding monovalent cation/H+ antiporter subunit A: MRRHYGAAAMPLLVLLSLPFLASLVAATVPTRARNWSALLAGLTALACAVVTTLHFPAIARGEVLRQRFEWVPSLGLALELRLDGFAWMFCMLVLGIGTLVVLYARYYLSAEDPAPRFFAFFLAFMGAMVGVVLAGNLLQLAFFWELTSLFSFLLIGYWHHRKDAQRGARMALTVTGAGGLCLLAGLLVLGHIVGTYDLDTVLASGARVRAHALYPVALGLILLGAFTKSAQFPFHFWLPHAMAAPTPVSAYLHSATMVKAGVFLLARLWPVLSGTESWFWLVGGAGLVTLLLCGYLALFQNDLKGLLAYSTLSHLGLITLLLGLNSPLAAVAAVFHIMNHATFKASLFMAAGIIDHESGTRDIRRLSGLFRLMPITATLAMVASAAMAGVPLLNGFLSKEMFFAETVFLQASPLVEWGLPVAAALAGVFSVAYSLRFTVNVFFGPSCAGEVPRVPHEPPRWMRVPVDLLVLVCIVVGVIPEASVGRFLEAASRPVVGGTLPAYSLAVWHGFNLPLLMSLVALAGGALLYLLLRRQQGRGRALTAPLVGRADGKRLFEWGLARLARAGRWTRLNLLGAGLQLQLLALVLVTLAFAWSALRGGVGTGDRPLLPFAPAFAVLWCIGGASAVGAAWQAKYHRLAALMLAGVSGMASCITFIWFSAPDLALTQLTVEVVTTVLLLLGLRWLPAREPVRGVFNPRTLRRARVRRLRDLAVAVAAGSGMAVLAYAVATRNFAQSLSPFFLERSLPEGGGRNVVNVMLVDFRGFDTFGEGVVLALVALTVYALLRRFRPAPETLTLTPQQQALPPDLQTDLLNPRHARDTAVGYLMVPAVLVRLLLPVTGVLAVYFFLRGHNEPGGGFVAGLVMSLGVVLQYIVSGTEWVEAHLHIRPRRLIAVGLLLVLGTGAGSFVAGYPLLTSHTWHLDLPVLGELHLASALFFDLGVFSLVVGSTLFILVALAHQSVRAHRRPEGE; this comes from the coding sequence GTGCGCCGCCACTATGGTGCGGCCGCCATGCCGCTGCTCGTCCTGCTCAGTCTCCCCTTCCTCGCGAGCCTCGTCGCGGCAACGGTTCCGACCCGCGCGCGCAACTGGAGCGCGCTGCTGGCCGGCCTCACCGCGCTCGCGTGCGCGGTGGTCACCACCCTGCACTTCCCCGCCATTGCCCGGGGCGAGGTGCTCCGGCAGCGCTTCGAGTGGGTGCCCTCGCTGGGGCTCGCGCTGGAGCTGCGGCTGGACGGCTTCGCGTGGATGTTCTGCATGCTGGTGCTGGGCATCGGCACGCTGGTGGTGCTCTACGCGCGCTACTACCTGTCCGCGGAGGACCCGGCCCCCCGCTTCTTCGCCTTCTTCCTCGCCTTCATGGGGGCGATGGTGGGCGTGGTGCTCGCGGGCAACCTGCTCCAGCTCGCCTTCTTCTGGGAGCTGACGTCCCTCTTCTCCTTCCTCCTCATCGGCTACTGGCACCACCGCAAGGACGCGCAGCGCGGCGCGCGCATGGCGCTCACCGTCACCGGCGCGGGCGGGCTGTGTCTGCTGGCGGGCCTGCTCGTGCTCGGCCACATCGTGGGCACCTACGACCTGGACACGGTGCTCGCCAGCGGGGCGCGCGTGCGGGCCCATGCCCTGTATCCGGTGGCGCTGGGGCTGATACTGCTGGGGGCCTTCACCAAGAGCGCGCAGTTCCCGTTCCACTTCTGGCTGCCGCACGCCATGGCGGCCCCCACGCCCGTCTCCGCCTACCTGCACTCGGCGACGATGGTGAAGGCGGGCGTGTTCCTCCTGGCGCGGCTGTGGCCGGTGCTCTCGGGGACGGAGTCCTGGTTCTGGCTGGTGGGCGGCGCGGGGCTCGTCACGCTGCTGCTGTGCGGCTACCTGGCGCTGTTCCAGAACGACCTCAAGGGCCTGCTCGCGTACTCCACGCTCTCGCACCTGGGGCTCATCACGCTGCTGCTGGGCCTCAACAGCCCGCTGGCCGCGGTGGCAGCGGTGTTCCACATCATGAACCACGCCACCTTCAAGGCGTCGCTGTTCATGGCCGCGGGCATCATCGACCACGAGAGCGGCACGCGGGACATCCGCCGGCTGTCCGGGCTGTTCCGCCTGATGCCCATCACCGCCACCCTGGCGATGGTGGCCAGCGCGGCCATGGCCGGCGTCCCGCTGCTCAACGGCTTCCTGTCCAAGGAGATGTTCTTCGCCGAGACGGTGTTCCTCCAGGCCAGCCCCCTGGTGGAGTGGGGGCTGCCGGTGGCCGCGGCGCTGGCGGGTGTGTTCAGCGTGGCGTACTCGCTGCGCTTCACGGTGAACGTGTTCTTCGGCCCCTCGTGCGCGGGGGAGGTGCCGCGCGTGCCGCACGAGCCGCCCCGGTGGATGCGGGTGCCGGTGGACCTGCTGGTCCTCGTCTGCATCGTGGTGGGCGTCATCCCGGAGGCCTCGGTGGGCCGCTTCCTGGAGGCCGCGTCACGGCCGGTGGTGGGCGGCACGCTGCCCGCCTACAGCCTCGCGGTGTGGCACGGCTTCAACCTGCCCCTGCTGATGAGCCTCGTGGCCCTGGCGGGCGGCGCGCTGCTCTACCTGCTGCTGCGCCGGCAGCAGGGGCGCGGCCGCGCGCTCACGGCGCCGCTGGTGGGGCGCGCGGACGGCAAGCGCCTCTTCGAGTGGGGCCTGGCCCGCCTCGCCCGGGCGGGCCGGTGGACGCGGCTGAACCTGCTCGGCGCGGGCCTTCAGCTCCAGCTGCTGGCGCTGGTGCTGGTGACGCTGGCCTTCGCCTGGAGCGCGCTGCGCGGGGGCGTGGGCACGGGCGACCGGCCCCTGCTGCCGTTCGCGCCGGCCTTCGCCGTGCTGTGGTGTATCGGCGGGGCGAGCGCGGTGGGCGCGGCCTGGCAGGCGAAGTACCACCGGCTGGCGGCGCTGATGCTGGCGGGGGTGTCCGGCATGGCCAGCTGCATCACCTTCATCTGGTTCTCCGCGCCGGACCTCGCCCTCACCCAGCTGACGGTGGAGGTGGTGACGACGGTGCTGCTGCTGCTCGGGCTGCGCTGGCTGCCGGCGCGCGAGCCCGTGCGCGGCGTCTTCAACCCCCGGACGCTGCGGCGCGCCCGCGTGCGGCGGCTCCGGGACCTGGCCGTGGCCGTCGCCGCGGGCAGTGGGATGGCCGTGCTCGCCTATGCGGTCGCCACGCGGAACTTCGCGCAGAGCCTCTCGCCCTTCTTCCTCGAGCGCTCCCTCCCGGAGGGCGGTGGCCGCAACGTGGTCAACGTGATGCTGGTGGACTTCCGGGGCTTCGACACGTTCGGCGAGGGCGTGGTGCTGGCGCTGGTGGCGCTCACCGTGTACGCGCTCCTGCGGCGCTTCCGGCCGGCGCCGGAGACGCTGACGCTGACGCCCCAGCAGCAGGCGCTCCCCCCGGACCTCCAGACGGACCTGCTCAACCCCCGCCACGCGCGTGACACCGCCGTGGGCTACCTCATGGTGCCGGCGGTGCTGGTGCGGCTGCTCCTGCCGGTGACGGGCGTGCTGGCCGTGTACTTCTTCCTGCGGGGGCACAACGAGCCCGGCGGAGGCTTCGTCGCGGGGCTGGTGATGTCGCTGGGGGTGGTGCTGCAGTACATCGTCTCCGGCACGGAGTGGGTGGAGGCGCACCTGCACATCCGCCCGCGCCGGCTCATCGCGGTGGGGCTCCTGCTGGTGCTGGGCACCGGCGCCGGCTCCTTCGTGGCGGGCTACCCGCTGCTCACCTCGCACACGTGGCACCTGGACCTGCCCGTGCTGGGGGAGCTGCACCTGGCGAGCGCCCTCTTCTTCGACCTGGGCGTCTTCTCGCTCGTGGTGGGCTCGACGCTGTTCATCCTCGTGGCGCTGGCGCACCAGTCGGTGCGGGCCCACCGCCGGCCGGAGGGCGAGTAA